The following are encoded in a window of Spiroplasma tabanidicola genomic DNA:
- a CDS encoding ABC transporter ATP-binding protein, whose product MQRNIRTRETLIEESNHYEEIKNAKMDAADKLLKLARERNKLKFIWVVFILGHKFGKYFYFLLFIVLINSLLMSANSYIINITIQQALWDFAKKGKNYWDVPYWGWMIVCAVNLILLYVTTYWRSITGLKLGVRLEVELRLLIIKRLLNQDISYYSDKKTGEIMTKVVGDTNVVGNEIPGILIWGIQVPFVLVFGSVSILLIDLKVAATSIAVVYVLTIVIFFFSSTYRRRNKKVREVISSVNGDVIDRLGVIKLIKSTATRTYEEKRIREIHRPYINAFKPITRVDGNMFATLVASDIICNILVLVTAILVYGNNDVEKFLSILIPITSASIILTRPLWQIAALVPGISRAGASTQQIYEVIKKEPILFDNEDDGVLFSENINKIEFRDIKFNYPEKPSVNILNGINLTFEKGKSYAFVGETGSGKTTISKLLLRFYDPTEGAVMINDHDLKTLNLKSYISHVGYVEQEPQIIYGNVYDNVKYGYFQATDEEVHEACKKAQIDKIINSWPDGYNTVLGERGLLLSGGQKQRLVISRILLKNPELLVLDEATSALDNIVEKEIQAQLNELMVDKTSVIIAHRLTTIKNVDQIFVLAPGKGIVQTGTYDELIKIPGHFKNLHDAGNN is encoded by the coding sequence ATGCAAAGAAATATTCGAACAAGAGAAACCTTGATTGAAGAAAGCAATCATTATGAAGAAATTAAAAATGCAAAAATGGATGCAGCTGATAAATTATTAAAGCTTGCAAGAGAAAGAAATAAACTTAAATTTATTTGAGTAGTATTTATTTTGGGACATAAATTTGGTAAGTACTTTTATTTTTTACTTTTCATAGTTTTAATAAATTCTTTACTAATGAGTGCAAACTCTTATATAATTAACATTACTATTCAACAAGCGCTTTGAGATTTTGCAAAAAAAGGAAAAAATTATTGAGATGTTCCTTATTGGGGTTGAATGATTGTTTGTGCAGTAAATTTAATATTGTTATATGTAACAACTTATTGAAGAAGTATTACAGGTCTTAAATTAGGGGTTAGATTAGAAGTTGAACTTAGATTATTAATTATAAAAAGATTATTAAATCAGGATATATCTTATTATAGTGATAAAAAAACTGGAGAAATAATGACAAAAGTAGTTGGGGATACTAATGTTGTTGGAAATGAAATACCTGGTATTTTAATTTGAGGTATTCAAGTTCCATTTGTTTTAGTTTTTGGATCAGTAAGTATATTATTAATTGATTTAAAAGTTGCAGCTACTTCAATTGCAGTTGTATATGTTTTAACAATTGTCATTTTCTTCTTCTCATCAACATATCGTAGAAGAAACAAAAAGGTTAGGGAAGTAATTTCAAGTGTAAATGGTGATGTTATTGACCGTCTTGGAGTAATCAAGTTGATTAAATCAACAGCGACAAGAACATATGAAGAAAAAAGAATTAGAGAGATTCACAGACCTTATATTAATGCATTTAAACCAATTACTAGAGTTGATGGTAATATGTTTGCAACATTAGTTGCTTCTGATATTATTTGTAATATTTTGGTTTTAGTAACTGCTATTTTAGTGTATGGAAATAATGATGTTGAAAAGTTCTTATCTATTTTAATTCCAATTACTTCTGCTTCAATCATTTTAACAAGACCATTATGACAAATTGCGGCATTGGTTCCTGGTATTTCAAGAGCTGGTGCTTCAACTCAACAGATTTATGAAGTAATCAAAAAAGAACCAATTTTATTTGATAATGAAGATGATGGAGTTTTATTTTCTGAAAATATTAATAAAATAGAATTTAGAGATATCAAATTTAATTATCCTGAAAAACCAAGTGTAAATATTTTGAATGGAATTAATTTAACATTTGAAAAAGGAAAAAGTTATGCATTTGTTGGTGAAACTGGAAGTGGAAAAACAACCATTTCTAAATTATTATTAAGATTTTACGATCCTACTGAAGGTGCTGTTATGATAAATGATCATGACTTAAAAACTTTAAATTTAAAATCTTATATATCTCATGTTGGATATGTTGAACAAGAACCACAAATCATTTATGGAAATGTTTATGATAATGTTAAATATGGATATTTTCAAGCAACAGACGAAGAAGTGCATGAAGCTTGTAAAAAAGCACAAATAGATAAAATAATCAATAGTTGGCCAGATGGTTATAATACAGTTTTAGGAGAAAGAGGATTATTGCTTTCAGGGGGTCAAAAACAAAGACTTGTAATCTCAAGGATATTATTAAAAAATCCTGAACTACTAGTTTTAGATGAAGCGACAAGTGCATTAGATAACATTGTTGAAAAAGAAATACAAGCACAGTTAAATGAACTTATGGTTGATAAAACCTCAGTTATTATCGCTCACAGATTAACAACAATAAAAAATGTTGATCAAATTTTTGTTTTAGCACCCGGAAAAGGAATTGTTCAAACAGGAACATATGATGAACTTATAAAAATACCAGGTCATTTTAAAAATTTACATGATGCTGGAAATAATTAA